A genome region from Bacteroidota bacterium includes the following:
- a CDS encoding FdtA/QdtA family cupin domain-containing protein, protein MAYFIDLQTKDDERGSLTVIEKVLPFEIKRVYYIYNNSKDLPRAKHRHKKTVQATICLKGSVEVYNNNGTTKENFLLDSPSKCLILEPQDWHIMHKFSDDAILLVLASSEYDIDDYIHEEYK, encoded by the coding sequence ATGGCGTATTTTATTGATCTGCAAACCAAAGATGACGAAAGAGGCAGCCTGACTGTAATTGAAAAGGTGCTCCCTTTCGAAATTAAACGGGTTTATTATATCTACAACAACAGCAAGGACCTCCCAAGAGCCAAACACCGCCACAAAAAAACCGTTCAGGCTACCATCTGCCTTAAAGGGAGTGTGGAGGTTTACAATAACAACGGGACGACCAAAGAGAATTTCCTTCTCGACAGTCCCTCGAAGTGCCTGATACTCGAGCCTCAGGACTGGCACATCATGCACAAATTCAGCGATGACGCTATTCTGCTTGTGCTTGCATCTTCTGAATATGACATCGACGATTATATCCATGAGGAGTACAAGTGA
- a CDS encoding YhcH/YjgK/YiaL family protein has product MLPVFLLEGKSMIFDKLENCKTYASISENLKKGFEYLTDTYTLDTPEGIYEIDGKSVYAIVTSYKTKAYSEGDFESHRKYLDVQYIPKGEENIGITGLENLKPKSDFDTEKDIVFYEGDGDLLKLPEGYFMVLFPQDGHKPGIMTGEEKQEVKKVVVKVLV; this is encoded by the coding sequence ATGCTCCCGGTATTTCTTTTGGAAGGAAAATCGATGATATTCGACAAACTTGAAAATTGCAAAACCTACGCATCAATCAGTGAAAATCTGAAAAAAGGATTTGAATATCTTACTGATACTTACACACTTGATACCCCTGAAGGTATTTATGAGATAGATGGCAAGTCTGTTTATGCAATTGTGACATCGTATAAAACAAAGGCTTACAGCGAGGGTGACTTTGAATCTCACAGAAAGTATCTCGATGTTCAATATATTCCGAAAGGTGAGGAGAATATAGGGATAACCGGGCTTGAAAACCTCAAACCAAAATCAGATTTTGATACCGAAAAAGACATTGTCTTCTACGAAGGGGACGGCGATCTTTTAAAACTGCCGGAAGGTTATTTTATGGTGCTTTTCCCTCAGGATGGTCACAAGCCGGGGATTATGACGGGTGAAGAAAAGCAGGAAGTGAAAAAAGTCGTAGTGAAGGTCCTGGTTTAG
- a CDS encoding glycosyl transferase translates to MTYNFCTLFDSNYLTRGLALHQSMMQHIPDFRLFIFAFDDRSYKILTDMKLKNTEVISLKDFEDHELLKVKPTRSIAEYCWTATSSTVLHVLDKFGVDNCTYIDADICFYSSPEPIFNELGDKSILLTEHRYSPQYNKEVKSGKYCVQFVTFKNDEKGRKALTWWRERCLEWCYDRYEDGKFGDQLYLDDWTERFEGVHVMQHHGGGLAAWNVQQYKFETKSDKITGTVKSSGEKFVVIFYHYHYLRFFRDGKIELGRRILTDDVLNIFYKPYIHKLNQIKKDILVDYPGFDPHGARENKFLPKTPLIYLYRKLTGVYNVFEEKTFLRS, encoded by the coding sequence ATGACATATAATTTCTGCACTCTTTTCGATTCCAACTACCTGACCCGCGGACTGGCTCTTCATCAGTCGATGATGCAACACATCCCCGATTTCAGGCTTTTTATCTTTGCTTTCGACGACAGGTCTTATAAAATCCTGACGGATATGAAACTTAAAAATACCGAAGTTATCAGTCTGAAGGACTTTGAAGACCACGAACTTCTGAAAGTTAAGCCAACAAGATCAATCGCGGAGTATTGCTGGACGGCTACCTCCTCCACCGTTCTCCATGTCCTTGACAAATTTGGAGTTGACAACTGTACTTACATCGATGCAGACATCTGCTTCTACTCGTCCCCCGAACCAATCTTCAATGAGCTGGGCGACAAATCGATCCTGCTGACAGAGCACAGATATTCCCCGCAGTACAACAAGGAAGTGAAAAGCGGGAAATACTGCGTTCAATTTGTCACATTCAAAAACGATGAAAAGGGAAGAAAAGCCCTGACATGGTGGAGGGAAAGATGCCTCGAGTGGTGCTACGACCGTTATGAGGACGGGAAATTTGGAGATCAGCTCTACCTGGATGACTGGACAGAAAGATTTGAAGGTGTGCATGTGATGCAACACCACGGGGGTGGTCTCGCAGCATGGAATGTACAGCAATACAAATTTGAAACAAAATCTGATAAAATTACAGGCACCGTGAAATCGTCCGGTGAAAAATTCGTCGTAATTTTTTATCACTATCACTATTTGAGGTTCTTCAGGGACGGAAAAATCGAACTTGGACGAAGAATCCTGACAGATGATGTTTTAAATATCTTCTATAAGCCGTATATTCACAAGCTTAATCAAATAAAAAAAGATATTTTAGTCGATTATCCCGGTTTCGACCCCCACGGTGCAAGAGAAAACAAATTTCTGCCAAAAACACCGTTGATTTATCTTTACAGGAAACTAACCGGTGTATACAATGTGTTTGAAGAGAAAACATTCTTGAGGAGTTAA
- a CDS encoding DegT/DnrJ/EryC1/StrS family aminotransferase: protein MIEYENLGKLNQPFFEEYQKSFAETLKSGWYILGNNVKKFEEEFADYHRVAYCLGVASGLDALLLALKAFEFPPNSEVIVPSNTYIATILAILHAGLKPVLVEPDIKTYNIDSRKIEEKITNRTRAIMVVHLYGKPCEMGFITRIAKKFDLRLIEDAAQSHGAKWRDRLTGTFGDYGAFSFYPTKNLGALGDAGAMLMQNEELYKKILRLRNYGSDIKYYNEVVGYNSRLDEMQAGFLSIKLRKLDEINEHKRELAEIYHNGLKSDFIKPYRSDDHYDVYHIYNVRHKKRDKLREYLLKNEIKTDIHYPVAPHKQKAMQGIIEGEYPISEEIHNTTLSLPISYFHTKDDIHRVVEVMNRF from the coding sequence GTGATCGAGTACGAAAATCTGGGGAAACTGAATCAGCCGTTTTTTGAAGAATACCAAAAATCTTTCGCCGAAACCCTCAAATCAGGCTGGTATATTCTCGGTAACAATGTAAAGAAATTTGAAGAGGAATTTGCAGACTATCATCGTGTCGCCTACTGTCTCGGTGTGGCATCGGGTCTTGACGCCCTTCTCCTTGCATTGAAAGCATTTGAATTCCCCCCGAATTCCGAGGTGATTGTACCTTCAAACACTTATATTGCCACAATTCTCGCAATTCTTCATGCGGGACTGAAGCCTGTTCTGGTTGAGCCTGACATTAAAACATACAACATCGATTCCCGGAAAATTGAAGAAAAAATAACAAACCGAACCCGGGCGATAATGGTCGTCCATCTCTACGGGAAACCGTGCGAAATGGGCTTTATAACCAGAATCGCAAAGAAATTTGATCTCAGACTGATTGAAGATGCCGCTCAGAGTCATGGTGCAAAGTGGCGCGACAGACTCACGGGTACTTTCGGTGACTACGGAGCTTTCAGTTTCTACCCTACTAAAAATCTCGGTGCCCTCGGTGATGCGGGAGCAATGCTTATGCAGAATGAAGAGCTTTACAAAAAGATTTTGAGACTCCGCAATTACGGTTCCGACATTAAATACTACAATGAAGTGGTTGGTTACAACTCCCGCCTCGATGAGATGCAGGCAGGTTTTCTTTCGATCAAGCTCCGGAAACTTGACGAAATAAACGAACACAAAAGAGAACTCGCTGAAATTTATCACAACGGGTTAAAATCTGACTTTATAAAGCCGTACCGCTCTGATGACCATTACGATGTTTACCACATATACAATGTGAGACATAAAAAAAGAGACAAACTCCGGGAATATCTCCTGAAAAATGAGATAAAAACAGACATTCATTACCCTGTTGCACCGCACAAACAGAAAGCGATGCAGGGGATTATCGAAGGTGAATACCCGATTTCCGAGGAGATACACAACACGACTCTTAGTCTTCCCATTTCATATTTTCACACAAAGGATGATATCCACAGGGTTGTGGAAGTAATGAACAGGTTTTAG
- a CDS encoding FkbM family methyltransferase: MNLIDRIFLSKELTDEPPVLVDIGASGSIHKEWKAFAKHAVCLAFDADDREFGYITDESKGFKKLYIYNSLVSASERDTTDFYLTGSPYCSSTLEPDNKALEEWAFASKFEVDKKVTVKNTTLSKVLSDLNLNKIDWLKTDTQGIDLSIFRSLPEDIQKNALVVELEPGIIDSYKGEDKLYKVFEYFESLPFWLGAMTVKGSQRLREDDVESLQLPEKLKKFIFYSHKNSPGWAELKYFNDFSEKLSVRDHLLGWVFAVLEKQYGHSLSIAHHGRERFSNPLFNEMIKFSEGKLKKELLKLKFLPAVKEKFSKLFNQ; the protein is encoded by the coding sequence ATGAATCTTATAGACAGAATTTTCCTTTCCAAAGAGTTAACCGATGAACCTCCTGTTCTTGTGGATATCGGTGCCTCGGGAAGCATCCACAAAGAGTGGAAGGCGTTCGCAAAACACGCTGTATGCCTCGCTTTTGATGCTGACGACAGGGAGTTCGGCTACATTACCGATGAATCAAAAGGTTTTAAAAAGCTCTACATCTACAACTCACTCGTTTCAGCTTCTGAAAGGGACACGACTGATTTTTATCTGACAGGATCTCCCTATTGTTCGAGTACGCTCGAACCCGACAACAAGGCACTGGAAGAGTGGGCTTTTGCCTCAAAATTTGAAGTGGATAAAAAGGTCACCGTAAAGAACACAACTCTTTCGAAGGTATTGAGCGATCTTAATCTGAATAAAATCGACTGGCTTAAGACCGACACTCAAGGAATCGACCTTAGTATATTCAGGTCGCTGCCTGAAGACATTCAAAAAAATGCACTTGTGGTTGAACTTGAGCCCGGAATTATCGACTCCTACAAGGGAGAAGATAAACTGTACAAGGTTTTCGAATATTTTGAATCTCTTCCCTTCTGGCTGGGAGCGATGACCGTAAAGGGCTCGCAAAGACTGAGAGAAGATGATGTGGAAAGTCTGCAACTCCCAGAAAAATTAAAAAAATTTATTTTCTACTCCCACAAAAATTCCCCCGGCTGGGCTGAGTTAAAATACTTTAACGACTTCAGCGAAAAGCTCTCCGTCAGAGATCATCTGCTTGGCTGGGTTTTTGCAGTGCTTGAAAAGCAATACGGACATTCGCTTTCAATTGCCCATCACGGACGGGAGAGGTTTTCAAATCCCCTTTTTAATGAAATGATCAAATTTTCAGAGGGAAAACTGAAAAAAGAGCTTCTCAAACTGAAATTCCTTCCTGCCGTGAAGGAGAAATTCTCTAAACTGTTCAACCAATGA